The Penaeus monodon isolate SGIC_2016 chromosome 33, NSTDA_Pmon_1, whole genome shotgun sequence genome includes a window with the following:
- the LOC119593877 gene encoding uncharacterized protein LOC119593877, with product MHSGEEDPSTVYISEVYSNPMSYYEQDSHSASVSDAPYSLGREPTTYGDAQDHHLTAHDDPAYRSSSASCETSRGMASGRDSFLPGGSASVTADVQQQPALTGRRRQRKPKLYELPKQDDPTAEMRRERAIRQKNKREKQHQDEVNMKRETSRAQEECRKMKIEKELRACNINMMECLLAMSESAMYPDEMGEPDPYGQYQQ from the exons ATGCATTCTGGAGAGGAAGATCCCTCGACTGTCTATATCAGTGAAGTTTATTCTAATCCTATGTCTTACTACGAACAAGATAGTCACAGTGCCAGTGTCTCAGATGCACCCTATTCCCTGGGGCGAGAACCCACTACATATGGTGATGCCCAAGACCACCATCTAACCGCACACGACGACCCTGCTTACAGGTCTTCGTCTGCTTCGTGTGAGACTTCTAGGGGTATGGCCTCGGGCAGGGACTCCTTCCTCCCTGGCGGATCCGCAAGCGTCACCGCGGACGTCCAGCAGCAGCCCGCCCTTACCGGTAGAAGGAGGCAACGCAAACCCAAGTTGTACGAATTGCCCAAACAAGACGACCCGACGGCagaaatgaggagggaaagggcaaTACGAcagaagaataaaagggagaaacagCATCAGGATGAAGTGAATATGAAGCGAGAGACAAGCAGAGCACAAGAGGAATGTaggaagatgaagatagagaaggaACTGAGAGcttgtaatataaatatgatgGAATGCCTCCTGGCCATGAGTGAATCAGCCATGTACCCAG ATGAGATGGGGGAGCCTGACCCTTATGGACAGTACCAGCAATAA
- the LOC119593878 gene encoding LOW QUALITY PROTEIN: uncharacterized protein LOC119593878 (The sequence of the model RefSeq protein was modified relative to this genomic sequence to represent the inferred CDS: inserted 1 base in 1 codon; substituted 1 base at 1 genomic stop codon) — protein sequence MEPAYEGGYYSGFGQDDYSVSKYYVQDVGYNASLHEPEMWPHGMAESAENLHSASYYDQSYPFGQPTAEEASLYQASEALAFSTDDYLEAPALGGGLSPSVSGGNRRRKVKMYDWPKQDDPALEKRRQLAIKQKKKRDQDEREEXQXRLGIKKTEEEIKNLKMEMAMRGCNISMMQQTLAAYDVNASYGYSEDAWATGSPAPV from the exons ATGGAGCCAGCTTACGAAGGAGGCTACTACAGTGGCTTTGGTCAGGACGATTATTCTGTTTCTAAGTATTACGTGCAGGACGTCGGCTATAACGCCTCTCTTCACGAGCCTGAGATGTGGCCTCATGGCATGGCGGAGAGCGCCGAGAACCTCCATTCGGCCTCCTATTACGACCAGTCTTATCCGTTCGGGCAGCCGACCGCTGAGGAGGCGAGTCTGTACCAAGCGTCGGAGGCACTTGCTTTTAGCACAGACGACTATTTGGAAGCCCCGGCACTAGGGGGCggcctctccccctccgtctcggGCGGCAACAGAAGACGCAAAGTCAAGATGTACGACTGGCCGAAACAAGACGACCCCGCGCTGGAGAAACGCAGGCAGCTGGCgataaagcagaagaagaagagggatcaGGATGAGCGGGAGGAATAGC CGAGGCTTGGTattaagaaaacggaagaggaaattaagaacTTAAAGATGGAGATGGCTATGAGAGGATGCAACATATCCATGATGCAACAGACTCTGGCTGCATACGATGTCAACGCCAGCTATGGGTACTCAG AGGACGCGTGGGCGACGGGCTCCCCTGCCCCTGTGTAG
- the LOC119594231 gene encoding uncharacterized protein LOC119594231, with translation MEPAYEGGYYSGFGQDCYSVSKYYVQDVGYNASLHEPEMWPHGMAESAENLHSASYFDQSYPFGQPTAEEASLYQASEALAFSAEYLEAPALGGGLSPSPPPSVSGGNRRRKVKMYDWPKQDDPVLEKRRQLAIKQKKKRDKDEREEMQTRLGIKKTEEEIKNIKMEMAMRGCNISMMQQTLAAYNVNASYGYSEDAWATGSPAPV, from the exons ATGGAGCCAGCTTACGAAGGAGGCTACTACAGTGGCTTTGGTCAGGACTGTTATTCTGTTTCTAAGTATTACGTGCAGGACGTCGGCTATAACGCCTCTCTTCACGAGCCTGAGATGTGGCCTCATGGCATGGCGGAGAGCGCCGAGAACCTCCATTCGGCCTCCTATTTCGACCAGTCTTATCCGTTCGGGCAGCCGACCGCTGAGGAGGCGAGTCTGTACCAAGCGTCAGAGGCACTTGCTTTTAGCGCAGAGTACTTGGAAGCCCCGGCACTAGGGGGCGGCCTCTCCCCCTCGCCGCCCCCCTCCGTCTCGGGCGGCAACAGACGACGCAAAGTCAAGATGTACGACTGGCCGAAACAAGACGACCCCGTGCTGGAGAAACGCAGGCAGCTGGCgataaagcagaaaaagaagagagataaggatgaACGAGAGGAAATGCAAACGAGGCTTGGTattaagaaaacagaagaggaaattaagaacATAAAGATGGAGATGGCTATGAGAGGATGCAACATATCCATGATGCAACAGACTCTGGCAGCATACAATGTCAACGCCAGCTATGGGTACTCAG AGGACGCGTGGGCGACGGGCTCCCCTGCCCCTGTGTAG
- the LOC119593879 gene encoding uncharacterized protein LOC119593879, with translation MEPAYEGGYYSGFGQDGYSVSKYYVQDGGYNASLHEPEMWPHGTAENVQSLHSASYYEQSYPFGQPAAEEASLYQASEALAFGADDYLEAPALGGGLSPTPSPSGSGGNRRRKVKMYDWPKQDDPVLEKRRQLAIKQKKKRDKDEREEIQTRLGIKKTEEEIKNIKMEMAMRGCNISMMQQTLAAYNVNASYGYPEDAWATGSPAPV, from the exons ATGGAGCCAGCTTACGAAGGAGGCTACTACAGTGGCTTTGGACAGGACGGTTATTCTGTTTCTAAGTATTACGTGCAGGATGGCGGCTATAACGCCTCTCTTCATGAGCCTGAGATGTGGCCTCATGGCACTGCGGAGAACGTGCAAAGCCTCCACTCGGCCTCATATTATGAACAGTCTTATCCGTTCGGGCAGCCGGCCGCTGAGGAGGCAAGTCTGTACCAGGCGTCGGAGGCACTTGCTTTTGGCGCAGACGACTACTTGGAAGCTCCGGCGCTGGGAGGCGGCCTTTCTCCCACGCCGTCCCCCTCCGGCTCGGGAGGCAACAGACGACGCAAAGTCAAGATGTACGACTGGCCGAAACAAGACGACCCCGTGCTGGAGAAACGCAGGCAGCTTGCgataaagcagaagaagaagagggataagGATGAACGAGAGGAAATACAGACGAGGCTTGGTattaagaaaacagaagaggaaattaagaacATAAAGATGGAGATGGCTATGCGAGGATGCAACATATCCATGATGCAACAGACTCTGGCAGCATACAATGTCAACGCCAGCTATGGGTACCCAG AGGACGCGTGGGCGACGGGCTCCCCTGCCCCTGTGTAG
- the LOC119593881 gene encoding uncharacterized protein LOC119593881 encodes MEPAYEGGYYSGFGQDDYSVSKYYEQNGGYNASLHEPEMWPHGTAENAQSLHSASYDDQSYPFGQPTAEEASLYQASEALTFGTDNYLEAPALGGGLSPSPSPSGSSGDRRRKVKMYDWPKQDDPVLEKRRQLAIKQKKKRDKDEREEMQTRLGIRKTEEEIKNLKMEMAMRGCNISMMQQTLAAYDVNAGYGYSEDAWATGSPAPV; translated from the exons ATGGAGCCAGCTTACGAAGGAGGCTACTACAGTGGTTTTGGTCAGGACGATTATTCTGTTTCTAAGTATTACGAGCAGAATGGCGGTTATAACGCCTCTCTTCACGAGCCTGAGATGTGGCCTCATGGCACAGCGGAGAACGCGCAAAGCCTCCATTCGGCCTCCTATGACGACCAGTCTTATCCGTTCGGGCAGCCGACCGCTGAGGAGGCGAGTCTATATCAAGCGTCGGAGGCACTTACTTTTGGCACAGACAACTACTTGGAAGCTCCGGCGCTGGGAGGCGGCCTCTCCCCCTCGCCGTCCCCCTCCGGCTCGAGCGGCGACAGACGACGCAAAGTCAAGATGTACGACTGGCCGAAACAAGACGACCCCGTGCTGGAGAAACGCAGGCAGCTGGCgataaagcagaagaagaagagggataagGATGAGCGGGAGGAAATGCAGACGAGGCTTGGTATtaggaaaacagaagaggaaattaagaacTTAAAGATGGAGATGGCTATGAGAGGATGCAACATATCCATGATGCAACAGACTCTGGCTGCATACGATGTCAACGCCGGCTATGGGTACTCAG AGGACGCGTGGGCGACGGGCTCCCCTGCCCCTGTGTAG
- the LOC119593882 gene encoding uncharacterized protein LOC119593882 has product MEPAYEGGYYSGFGQDGYSVSKYYVQDGGYNASLHEPEMWPHGTAENVQSLHSASYDDQSYSFGQPEASLYQASEALTFSADDYSEAPALGGGLSPSPSPSVSGGDGRRKVKMYDWPKQDDPVLEKRRQLAIKQKKKRDKDERKEMQTRLGIRKTEEEIKNLKMEMAMRGCNISMMQQTLAAYDVNASYGYLEDAWSTGSPAPL; this is encoded by the exons ATGGAGCCAGCTTACGAAGGAGGCTACTACAGTGGCTTTGGTCAGGACGGTTATTCTGTTTCTAAGTATTACGTGCAGGACGGCGGCTATAACGCCTCTCTTCATGAGCCTGAGATGTGGCCTCATGGCACAGCGGAGAACGTGCAAAGCCTCCATTCAGCCTCCTATGACGACCAGTCTTATTCGTTCGGGCAGCCGGAGGCGAGTCTGTACCAAGCGTCGGAGGCACTTACATTTAGCGCAGACGACTACTCGGAGGCCCCGGCACTAGGGGGCGGCCTCTCCCCCTCGCCGTCCCCCTCCGTCTCGGGCGGCGATGGACGACGCAAAGTCAAGATGTACGACTGGCCGAAACAAGACGACCCCGTGCTGGAGAAACGCAGGCAACTGGCgataaagcagaagaagaagagagataaggatgaGCGGAAGGAAATGCAGACGAGGCTTGGTATtaggaaaacagaagaggaaattaagaacTTAAAGATGGAAATGGCTATGAGAGGATGCAACATATCCATGATGCAACAGACTCTGGCTGCATACGATGTCAACGCCAGCTATGGGTATCTAG AGGACGCGTGGTCGACGGGCTCTCCTGCCCCTCTGTAG